Proteins encoded within one genomic window of Aspergillus nidulans FGSC A4 chromosome VII:
- a CDS encoding putative translation elongation factor EF-1 subunit (transcript_id=CADANIAT00008732), translating to MSRHRVKAVSYDDDDYDDYDDGYDSQDPEEREFLEECTREVQNQLAAGDPPVSATRDEVQDALWHYYNDVDKSVNYLRGKKTKEADKKAAAAKAKVNAGPSPDDVILNAQSSAKGFKSKQPAPKPQGDRKAAGLAGDMGNLSVAEKVNVKSKNLDVLSEYKKSKRKNAMNFVVIGHVDAGKSTLMGRLLADLKAVDQRTLDKYRREAEKIGKGSFALAWVLDQGSEERARGVTIDIATRKFETENTVFTIVDSPGHRDFVPNMIAGASQADFAVLVIDASIGNYESGLKGQTKEHALLVRSMGVQRIIVAVNKMDTVQWDFGRFEEIEQQVSAFLITAGFQARNICFVPCSGVNGDNITRRSEDPNVSWYNGRTLVEELEETKPYFHALDKPLRMTIGDVFRGSIQNPLSISGRIDAGSLQVGDQILTMPSGETATIRSLEVDEEPNDWAVAGQNVVLHLANIDPIHLRSGDVVCHASAPIPNITSFTCKVLAFDHLLPSMVDIHRGRLHVPGRISKLVATLDKGSGNVLKKKPKIVQPGAVARIVVELDQAVPLEAPTRIILRAGGDTVAAGLLE from the exons ATGTCTCGACACCGTGTCAAGGCCGTCAGttatgatgacgacgattaTGACGACTACGATGATGGCTATGACTCCCAAGACCCTGAAGAGCGTGAATTCCTCGAAGAGTGTACTCGCGAAGTACAAAATCAGCTGGCTGCAGGCGACCCCCCTGTGAGCGCGACCCGCGATGAAGTCCAGGATGCGCTGTGGCACTATTACAACGATGTGGACAAGTCGGTGAACTATTTGAGGG GCAAGAAAACGAAAGAGGCGGACAAGAAGGCCGCAGCGGCAAAGGCGAAAGTGAACGCAG GACCCAGCCCAGACGATGTAATTCTAAACGCCCAGAGTTCCGCTAAAG GCTTTAAGTCGAAACAGCCTGCTCCGAAGCCACAAGGTGACAGGAAAGCAGCAGGATTGGCTGGTGACATGGGTAATCTCAGCGTTGCCGAGAAGGTCAATGTCAAGAGTAAGAATCTGGATGTGCTCTCAGAGTACAAGAAATCTAAGCGGAAAAATGCCATGAACTTCGTGGTTATCG GCCACGTTGATGCGGGGAAAAGTACCCTTATGGGACGCCTACTTGCGGACTTGAAAGCCGTTGACCAGCGCACGCTGGACAAGTATCGAagggaggcagagaagataggCAAAGGGTCTTTTGCCCTGGCGTGGGTCTTGGACCAGGGCTCtgaggagagggcgaggggTGTGACTATCGACATTGCCACAAGAAAATTTGAAACCGAGAACACGGTTTTTACGATTGTAGATTCCCCTGGCCATAGAGACTTTGTTCCGAACATGATTGCGGGCGCTAGTCAGGCTGATTTCGCGGTGCTCGTTATTGACGCCAGCATAGGGAACTACGAGTCCGGGTTGAAGGGCCAAACCAAGGAGCATGCGTTGCTCGTGAGGAGTATGGGGGTCCAGAGGATCATTGTCGCCGTGAATAAAATGGATACTGTTCAGTGGGATTTTGGGCGATTTGAAGAGATTGAGCAACAAGTTTCGGCATTCCTGATCACCGCTGGGTTCCAGGCTAGGAATATCTGCTTTGTGCCTTGTTCTGGAGTCAATGGTGACAACATCACCAGACGGAGTGAGGATCCAAATGTGTCTTGGTACAATGGCCGTACTCTggtggaagagcttgaagaaacAAAACCGTACTTCCACGCCCTTGACAAGCCGCTCCGAATGACAATCGGCGATGTATTCCGCGGCAGCATACAAAACCCTCTATCAATATCTGGCCGAATTGACGCAGGCAGCTTACAAGTAGGGGACCAAATCCTCACCATGCCGAGCGGAGAAACCGCAACAATCCGAAGTTTagaggttgatgaagagcCAAACGACTGGGCAGTTGCCGGTCAAAACGTCGTCCTACACTTGGCCAATATCGACCCGATCCATCTCCGCTCTGGCGACGTTGTATGCCACGCATCCGCCCCGATTCCCAACATCACTTCATTTACATGCAAGGTACTTGCCTTTGACCACTTGCTTCCTAGTATGGTCGATATCCATCGGGGGCGCCTGCACGTACCTGGCCGGATCAGCAAGCTAGTTGCGACCCTAGACAAAGGGTCTGGAAACGtgctcaagaagaagccaaaGATTGTTCAGCCTGGGGCGGTGGCAAGAATTGTTGTTGAGTTGGATCAGGCAGTACCCTTAGAAGCGCCCACGAGGATAATTCTACGAGCTGGTGGTGATACAGTGGCTGCTGGGTTGCTAGAGTGA
- a CDS encoding putative NRPS-like enzyme (transcript_id=CADANIAT00008733) gives MTSPVGNRLLPALVDEGARSTPDRLFGIIPKGPALSDGFRNVTFRELAYAVDALAWWIHKHIGQPGNGPKTIAYMGANDIRYYIFLLSCAKTGHTPFLPSTRLSDEAYQHILNATNCHVMLFTPETQRRTMEIKASRPSTVYLEAPATADLLSSNSETYPFTTPYAAMEDTVAFIIHSSGTTGMPKPVPLTHGFLATWDHAPHIIPAGRKSALYNGFSVGSGALLLSITPNFHLMGLIGPFGSIFHGFPFISIPDGPLSVQLLTDTINATRPDFVMIPPSLLEDMSHSEAALAALKTVKYTCFGGAPLALETGERLRKYTTLRTVLGSSEIGLVSSLAPEDEAKWNYFEWNPVYGIDMQHVNDGLHELVIRRGENTKTFQGIFHTFPDLTEYHTKDLFVQHPDNPNCWAYHGRLDDVIVLSNGEKLNPITLEKMIEAHPSVSRVVLVGEKRFQSALLIEPVWPDNNSIDEKEYIDNLWPTIQRANEVVPNYGRVMRSHIRLSSPSKPFKLTPKGTTQRRLVNNDYAEEIEAIYAKSAENSMESLPLTLNLHSLTQWVRVKITTLLDRPDIADDEDFYAAGMDSLQTVQLAQALNSALSADITQQQIYARPSINKLAASLFSILNGTSNGATEISRTEQITNLVTKYTHDLPSDPQRQRPVSSSQTVILTGSTGSLGTYLLNTLLQDNSISKIYCLNRSDTAKTKQTTSFEEKALDATPLTDEGRVEFLTAALSEPNLGLEQEKLATLLETVTLIIHNGWTVNFNLPVEFFESQICGVRRLIDFSINSRYTAHVAFVSSVGTIGNWKPTDTDNSVPEIPMETPDVALEQGYGESKHVGERICLEASRQSGVPTSILRVGQIAGPTTVAGLWNPTEWVPILLKTSKGLGVVPDSLGGMGVDWIPVDTLATIILEILQIRLHETQTESNAAFFHLTNPAITPWSSLLPSIQSSLSTSTAPVTPAPLTIWMNELEKIKSPTDSDISDKPALKLLPFFRDLANGDTLSAETSTVNAQKASRTMASLKGVDGALMVNWIRQWGF, from the exons ATGACTTCTCCTGTGGGAAACCGGCTCCTACCCGCCCTGGTGGATGAGGGCGCACGCTCGACTCCAGACCGACTCTTTGGCATCATCCCAAAAGGACCGGCCTTATCAGATGGGTTCCGCAATGTGACTTTCAGAGAGCTGGCCTATGCAGTAGACGCCCTGGCATGGTGGATTCACAAGCATATTGGCCAGCCTGGAAACGGACCAAAGACCATTGCGTACATGGGAGCCAACGACATCCGCTACTacatcttccttctctcttgcGCAAAGACCGGCCATACGCCTTTCCTGCCTTCTACCCGTCTCTCAGACGAGGCATACCAGCATATCCTCAACGCAACCAACTGCCATGTAATGCTCTTTACGCCTGAAACGCAGAGACGAACGATGGAGATCAAAGCATCTCGACCGAGCACGGTCTACCTCGAGGCGCCGGCAACAGCAGACCTTCTTAGCTCAAATTCCGAGACCTACCCGTTCACAACGCCATATGCAGCAATGGAAGACACAGTCGCGTTCATAATCCACAGCTCCGGCACAACCGGGATGCCAAAGCCAGTGCCCCTAACCCACGGCTTCCTTGCAACCTGGGACCACGCGCCGCATATCATCCCAGCCGGCAGGAAATCCGCTCTGTACAACGGGTTTTCTGTGGGCTCGGGCGCCCTACTTCTCTCTATCACGCCGAACTTTCATTTGATGGGCCTCATCGGGCCATTCGGATCAATCTTCCATGGATTCCCGTTCATTTCAATTCCTGATGGGCCCCTTTCCGTCCAGCTTCTGACCGATACCATTAATGCTACAAGACCAGATTTTGTAATGATCCCTCCATCACTCCTGGAAGATATGAGTCACTCAGAAGCTGCACTGGCTGCTCTGAAGACTGTGAAATACACTTGTTTCGGCGGTGCACCGCTAGCCTTAGAAACAGGAGAGCGCCTTCGGAAGTACACGACCCTCCGCACGGTCCTCGGGTCCAGCGAGATAGGGCTAGTTAGTTCCCTCGCTCCTGAGGACGAGGCGAAGTGGAACTATTTCGAGTGGAACCCGGTATACGGAATCGACATGCAGCATGTAAACGATGGTCTTCATGAACTAGTTATCCGCCGAGGAGAAAATACAAAGACTTTCCAGGGCATCTTCCACACTTTCCCCGACCTCACCGAATACCACACCAAGGATTTGTTTGTCCAGCATCCAGATAATCCCAACTGTTGGGCGTACCATGGCCGACTGGACGACGTTATTGTCCTCAGCAACGGCGAGAAACTCAACCCCATTacgctggagaagatgattgaGGCGCATCCGTCGGTTTCGAGAGTAGTGCTTGTTGGTGAGAAGAGGTTTCAGTCCGCGTTGCTTATCGAGCCAGTCTGGCCTGATAACAATTCTATCGAcgagaaagaatacatcGACAACCTCTGGCCTACTATTCAGCGCGCCAACGAGGTAGTACCCAATTACGGCCGGGTCATGCGCAGCCATATTCGTCTGTCCTCACCGAGCAAGCCTTTCAAGTTGACTCCGAAAGGTACAACGCAACGCCGGCTTGTCAACAACGACTATGCAGAGGAAATTGAGGCCATATACGCCAAATCAGCGGAGAATAGTATGGAGAGCCTCCCATTGACGCTCAACCTACATAGCTTAACACAGTGGGTCCGTGTGAAGATCACGACTTTGCTCGACAGACCTGACATCGCAGACGACGAAGACTTTTATGCGGCCGGGATGGACTCATTGCAGACTGTGCAGCTTGCACAAGCCCTGAATTCAGCGCTTTCTGCCGACATTACGCAGCAGCAGATCTATGCTCGTCCAAGCATAAACAAGTTAGCTGCGTCCTTGTTTTCCATCCTCAATGGCACCAGCAACGGTGCCACGGAAATATCACGAACTGAACAGATTACGAACCTGGTCACCAAATACACACACGACCTCCCATCCGACCCTCAACGACAACGGCCCGTCTCATCCAGTCAAACCGTCATCCTCACCGGCTCAACTGGGTCGTTAGGGACGTACCTCCTCAACACGCTCCTGCAAGATAACAGCATTTCCAAGATCTACTGCCTCAACCGCTCAGACACTGCGAAGACGAAACAAACCACCTCTTTCGAAGAGAAGGCGCTCGATGCCACGCCGCTCACCGACGAAGGCAGAGTCGAATTTCTGACAGCCGCCCTCAGCGAACCAAACCTCGGCCTCGAACAAGAGAAACTCGCCACCCTCCTCGAAACCGTAACCCTTATTATCCACAACGGCTGGACAGTCAACTTCAACCTCCCCGTCGAGTTCTTCGAAAGCCAAATCTGCGGCGTGCGGCGCTTGATCGACTTCAGTATCAACAGTCGTTACACCGCACATGTCGCATTCGTGTCTTCTGTCGGCACAATTGGAAACTGGAAACCCACAGATACCGACAACTCCGTCCCAGAAATTCCCATGGAAACACCTGATGTCGCCCTCGAGCAAGGCTACGGCGAATCCAAGCACGTTGGCGAGCGGATCTGTCTGGAAGCGTCGAGACAGTCTGGTGTTCCGACGAGTATATTGCGTGTTGGGCAGATTGCTGGCCCTACTACTGTTGCCGGGCTGTGGAATCCGACCGAGTGGGTGCcgatcttgctgaagacTAGTAAGGGGCTGGGTGTTGTACCGGATTCGTTGGGAGGAATGGGTGTTGATTGGATTCCTGTT GACACTCTCGCAACAATCATTCTCGAGATACTGCAAATTCGGCTGCACGAAACTCAGACCGAATCAAATGCCGCATTCTTCCATCTCACAAACCCCGCAATTACACCCTggtcttctctcctcccctCAATTCAGTCCTCGTTGTCCACGTCTACAGCCCCTGTGACACCAGCCCCGCTCACCATTTGGATGAACGAGCTTGAGAAAATCAAGAGTCCGACGGACAGCGATATCTCCGACAAGCCAgccctcaagctcctccccttcttccgGGACCTGGCGAACGGAGACACGCTGTCTGCGGAAACCAGCACGGTTAACGCGCAGAAGGCGAGTAGGACGATGGCAAGCCTGAAGGGGGTGGATGGGGCATTGATGGTGAACTGGATACGGCAGTGGGGTTTCTAG
- the pan2n2 gene encoding poly(A)-specific ribonuclease (transcript_id=CADANIAT00008734), producing MEADWNELLRIPLPPPNPHGLPTVATTIAFDDVSELLWAGNEYGRITSFYGPELQRYTSVRAHPVAEGPVRQILFHERGVISISSRSVHMITRRGLTQWHITHDEITDLRCMSFTAQTNKIIVAGCQKAMFTIDIDKGTIVDKLRTEHNYVLMKRSRYLCAATDTGSVNALSLTDFSVVKSWKAHGAAVNDMDARGDLLVTCGFSIRQTGSPIVDPLANVYDLKTLSPLPPIPFHAGAAYVRMHPKLQTTSFVASQSGQLQVVDLMNPNAFKLRQATVSFMLGIEISPSGEALAINDAECFIQLWGSPAKIHFNEMSKEVEFADVTPRPPQVDWSPEIPLNVIGMPYYHERLLSAWPSHLLFEVGSPPAPIDPSIVPYLRSGEMGQYAANPKKTRRYQVENTRALASTEPTLIAPKFLSEKAREQSKKADDPVGDTAASLAGARISGESEDDPLLKYSNVEIKYSRFGVDDFDFRFYNQTCFSGLETHIANSFTNSLLQLLKFIPLIRNIALHHAATSCIAESCLLCEMGYLFDMLEKANGQNCQATNLLKTFSSFREASNLGLLEENLTNKSLSSAIQAVNRFFLGQIAQDYRRIAPNSEELDMRLATIASESIRCMFCQNEIVRPGNTLVNELMYPAIDMKQARRNHTLRFSNILRASIEREAQNRGWCHICRRYQQSVMRKTAHRMPHVLMLNAAINSPACRRLWTIPGWLPEEIGIVLEGGQVLCFEGEDLRMRIQGQMPGLIIYDLVGLVAEINIPEHQKAHLVSFINVSVSSRERETRSKWHLFNDFLVTEVDKEEALRFNQSWKSPCVLAFQVRDARHMVDDTWKNFLDTTLLFRDWSLNNGRPVESRVMLSDEEKPTPGTPVALDTEFVDLEKAEINVKADGSQEIVRPSKSGLARVSVLRGSGEREGVPFIDDYISVKEPIVDYVTQYSGIKPGDLDPRTSPHNIVPLKVAYKKLWLLLNLGCVFVGHGLASDFRKVNIQVPKKQTVDTQYLFFHPSKNRRLSLRYLAWAVFKEYIQEEPADSNQGHDSIEDARMALRLWKKFQEYEDAGIVGQILEEIFREGSKLGFRPPPRNGVTTVLSRPGTAVTMQNNSGRNTPSTPDVGAAASAPTTPRQAFRRSIALTPSNGTFSGPGSGEFFTGSPLK from the exons ATGGAGGCGGACTGGAACGAGCTGTTACGAATTCCGCTTCCCCCTCCGAATCCGCATGGGCTTCCGACCGTTGCGACAACCATTGCTTTTGACGATGTGTCGGAACTTTTGTGGGCGGGGAACGAATAT GGCCGGATTACCTCGTTCTATGGCCCCGAGCTGCAGAGGTACACCTCCGTTCGTGCCCATCCCGTCGCCGAAGGGCCGGTGCGACAAATATTATTCCACGAGAGGGGAGTTATATCTATTTCATCGAGGAGTGTGCACATGATTACACGGCGTGGTCTGACACAATGGCACATCACCCACGATGAGATCACGGACCTTCGCTGTATGAGCTTCACGGCTCAGACAAACAAAATTATAGTTGCGGGATGCCAGAAGGCAATGTTTACCATCGACATTGACAAAGGAACTATTGTCGATAAGCTCCGGACTGAACACAACTATGtcttgatgaagagaagcCGCTACCTGTGTGCTGCGACAGATACAGGTTCTGTCAATGCGTTAAGCCTGACGGACTTTAGCGTCGTAAAGTCCTGGAAGGCTCATGGGGCGGCGGTCAATGACATGGATGCCAGGGGCGATCTTTTAGTAACTTGTGGCTTCTCAATCAGACAAACGGGTTCTCCCATTGTCGATCCACTGGCGAACGTGTATGATTTAAAAACGCTATCTCCATTACCCCCTATTCCGTTCCACGCGGGGGCTGCATATGTTCGTATGCATCCAAAGCTACAGACAACAAGTTTTGTTGCATCTCAGAGTGGACAGCTTCAAGTTGTGGACTTGATGAATCCGAACGCATTCAAGCTCCGCCAAGCCACTGTCTCCTTCATGCTAGGTATAGAAATCTCGCCATCCGGAGAGGCACTGGCCATCAATGATGCAGAATGCTTCATCCAGCTTTGGGGTTCTCCGGCGAAAATCCACTTCAACGAAATGAGCAAGGAAGTTGAATTTGCAGACGTCACTCCGCGGCCGCCCCAGGTTGACTGGTCGCCAGAGATACCTTTGAATGTGATTGGTATGCCGTACTACCACGAACGGCTGTTATCCGCATGGCCAAGCCATCTCTTGTTCGAGGTCGGCAGTCCGCCAGCTCCTATAGATCCATCAATAGTCCCCTATCTTCGCTCTGGGGAGATGGGTCAATACGCAGCGAACCCGAAGAAAACCCGAAGATACCAAGTTGAAAACACTCGCGCATTAGCCTCTACGGAACCAACACTGATTGCGCCGAAATTCCTGAGCGAAAAGGCcagagagcagagcaagaaggcagaTGACCCTGTCGGAGATACCGCTGCGTCCCTTGCTGGCGCAAGGATTAGCGGAGAGTCAGAAGATGATCCTCTTCTGAAGTACAGCAACGTTGAAATCAAGTATAGTAGATTTGGAGTGGATGACTTTGATTTCAG ATTCTATAATCAGACTTGTTTCTCCGGGTTGGAGACGCATATTGCGAACTCCTTTACTAATTCCCTCCTTCAACTCCTCAAGTTCATTCCTCTGATACGGAACATTGCTCTTCACCATGCTGCGACGTCATGTATAGCTGAAAGCTGTCTGCTTTGTGAGATGGGTTATCTCTTCGATATGCTTGAAAAGGCCAACGGACAAAATTGCCAAGCTACAAATCTGCTCAAAACCTTCAGTAGCTTCCGCGAAGCTTCAAATCTTGGTCTACTGGAAGAAAACCTCACAAACAAGTCGCTGTCATCGGCGATTCAGGCTGTGAACAGGTTCTTTCTTGGGCAGATCGCGCAGGACTACCGTAGAATCGCTCCAAACTCGGAAGAATTGGATATGAGACTGGCAACCATCGCGTCAGAGTCGATACGGTGCATGTTCTGTCAGAACGAGATTGTGAGGCCTGGGAATACACTCGTCAACGAGCTTATGTACCCCGCAATCGATATGAAGCAAGCTCGTAGGAACCATACATTACGATTCTCGAATATCTTGAGGGCGAGCATTGAACGAGAGGCGCAGAACCGGGGATGGTGCCACATTTGCCGGCGATATCAACAATCTGTCATGCGGAAAACAGCGCACCGCATGCCACATGTGCTGATGCTTAATGCTGCAATAAATAGCCCTGCTTGCCGACGTCTCTGGACAATTCCTGGGTGGCTGCCAGAGGAAATTGGAATCGTCCTTGAAGGTGGTCAGGTTCTCTGCTTTGAAGGGGAAGATCTGAGGATGCGCATACAGGGACAAATGCCTGGGCTAATCATCTATGACCTGGTTGGGTTGGTTGCAGAAATTAACATACCGGAGCATCAGAAGGCGCATCTAGTATCGTTTATCAATGTCTCCGTTTCGTCTCGTGAGCGGGAGACCCGGAGTAAATGGCACCTTTTTAATGACTTCTTGGTCACAGAAGTGGACAAGGAAGAAGCTCTGCGATTCAACCAGTCGTGGAAGTCACCATGTGTGCTGGCTTTTCAGGTCAGAGATGCGCGGCATATGGTCGATGATACATGGAAGAACTTCTTGGACACGACTCTGCTTTTCCGTGACTGGTCCCTGAA TAATGGGCGCCCCGTCGAATCGCGTGTTATGCTTTCTGACGAGGAGAAACCAACACCTGGAACTCCGGTTGCTCTCGACACCGAGTTTGTCGACCTCGAAAAGGCTGAAATAAACGTCAAAGCCGACGGCTCGCAGGAAATCGTGCGGCCGAGCAAGAGCGGACTTGCCAGGGTGTCAGTCCTTCGAGGCTCTGGGGAGCGAGAAGGCGTTCCTTTCATTGATGATTATATCTCTGTTAAAGAGCCCATTGTTGACTATGTAACGCAATATTCTGGCATCAAACCAGGTGATTTGGATCCGCGGACCAGCCCACACAACATTGTGCCACTTAAGGTTGCATACAAAAAGCTGTGGTTACTCCTCAACCTCGGCTGCGTGTTCGTTGGTCATGGGTTGGCATCGGACTTCCGAAAAGTCAATATCCAAGTCCCTAAGAAGCAAACTGTGGATACACAATACTTGTTCTTCCACCCCTCAAAGAACCGACGGCTCAGTCTCCGGTATCTTGCGTGGGCTGTGTTTAAAGAATACatacaagaagaaccagccgACAGCAACCAGGGCCATGACTCAATCGAGGACGCACGCATGGCTCTGCGCCTATGGAAGAAGTTCCAAGAGTACGAGGACGCCGGTATTGTGGGACAAATCCTGGAAGAAATCTTCCGCGAGGGCTCAAAATTGGGATTCCGACCGCCGCCTCGCAACGGCGTAACTACAGTGCTTTCTCGGCCCGGAACGGCCGTGACAATGCAGAACAACAGCGGCCGCAACACACCCAGTACACCTGATGTCGGTGCTGCGGCGAGCGCACCTACGACCCCGCGACAGGCGTTCCGACGGTCTATTGCGTTGACACCGAGCAACGGCACATTCTCTGGACCTGGATCGGGGGAGTTCTTTACCGGGAGTCCACTGAAGTAA
- a CDS encoding ESCRT-0 subunit protein HSE1 (transcript_id=CADANIAT00008735) yields MFRAQQNAFDDAVAKATDENLTSENWEYILDVCDKVGAEESGAKDAVAALIKRLAHRNANVQLYTLELANALAQNCGPKIHRELASRSFTDALLRLAGDRNTHQQVKSKILERMEDWTEMFASNPDFGIMEQAFMKLRTQNPNLQPPSKPGKREITDLDRQKEEEELQMALALSIREKSGSAPQPQVESSSSVSAPENQAQAAPAGPVPSGTSAATVSRVRALYDFQPSEPGELQFRKGDVIAVLESVYKDWWKGSLRGQTGIFPLNYVEKLPDPTVEELQREAQMEAEVFGQIKNVEKLLTLLSTRSSELNVQENEEITNLYNSTLSIRPKLVELIGKYSQKKDEFTQLNEKFIKARRDYESLLEASMAQPPQQQFGRPGQPQYGYPGSGAPAGYPRGPAQQHDPQRYFSPRPPDNQPNASYYPPATQSPGPGHTSPPGPYQQQPQQPAPDSYQPVHHRPESTYDQPQELGTSVYDSPVERLQYPPGPSGGQPHYQPPPQQTPQPDFSASSPNLVNQSQSPYPATPVTQPPPPTQQPPPVPGTASGSAPYPSASPSAANYQAYRPPQGGIPNHNPAAFYQ; encoded by the exons ATGTTCCGCGCACAGCAGAACGCTTTTGACGATGCAGTCG CCAAAGCAACGGATGAGAACTTGACCTCCGAGAACTGGGAGTACATTCTT GATGTATGCGATAAGGTTGGGGCTGAGGAGTCAGG TGCAAAGGATGCGGTCGCCGCTTTGATCAAGAGACTCGCACATAGGAACGCCAACGTGCAGCTGTACACTCTCGAA CTGGCCAATGCATTAGCGCAGAATTGCGGCCCTAAGATACATCGCGAACTGGCGTCACGAAGCTTTACAGACGCACTCTTGCGTCTCGCTGGTGATAGG AACACTCATCAGCAGGTGAAATCCAAGATTCTGGAACGTATGGAGGATTGGACGGAGATGTTCGCTAGCAACCCAGATTTCGGGATTATGGAACAGGCTTTCATGAAGTTGAGGACACAAA ACCCGAACCTACAACCCCCGTCGAAGCCCGGGAAGCGGGAGATTACCGACCTAGATcgccagaaagaagaggaggaattGCAGATGGCGCTTGCTCTTTCTATAAGAGAGAAATCCGGTTCAGCCCCTCAGCCGCAGGTGGAGAGTAGTAGCTCGGTCTCAGCTCCAGAAAACCAAGCACAAGCTGCGCCTGCTGGACCAGTTCCTTCAGGTACTTCTGCTGCTACTGTTTCTAGAGTTAGAGCTTTGTACGATTTTCAGCCGTCTGAGCCCGGAGAGTTACAATTTCGGAAGGGAGatgtcatcgccgtcctAGAGTCCGTGTATAAGGATTGGTGGAAGGGCTCTCTGAGAGGCCAGACAGGGATTTTCCCGCTTAATTACGTGGAAAAGCTTCCTGATCCCACTGTTGAGGAACTTCAGCGGGAAGCTCAGATGGAGGCAGAGGTGTTTGGCCAGATCAAGAATGTTGAGAAGCTATTGACTCTTCTAAGCACGCGCAGCTCAGAACTCAATGTCCAGGAGAATGAGGAAATCACAAACTTGTACAACTCAACATTATCAATCCGCCCCAAGTTGGTTGAGCTCATTGGAAAATATTCGCAGAAGAAGG ATGAGTTCACTCAACTCAACGAAAAGTTTATCAAAGCGCGAAGGGACTATGAATCTCTCTTGGAGGCGTCTATGGCTCAACCTCCACAGCAGCAATTTGGTCGGCCTGGTCAGCCTCAGTACGGGTATCCGGGCTCTGGAGCGCCTGCAGGCTACCCCCGGGGGCCGGCGCAACAGCATGATCCTCAGAGATATTTCAGTCCTCGACCGCCAG ACAACCAGCCTAATGCTTCCTACTACCCGCCAGCTACACAATCACCTGGCCCAGGGCATACCTCTCCGCCTGGACCATATcaacagcagccgcagcagcccgCACCAGACTCATACCAGCCAGTCCACCACCGCCCTGAATCGACCTATGATCAACCACAAGAGTTGGGTACATCTGTGTATGACTCCCCGGTTGAACGGCTACAGTACCCTCCTGGGCCTTCAGGAGGTCAGCCGCACTATcagccgcctcctcaacagACTCCTCAGCcagatttctcagcttcgAGTCCCAATCTTGTGAATCAATCCCAGTCTCCTTACCCGGCTACTCCAGTTACTCAGCCTCCGCCACCAACGCAGCAACCGCCTCCTGTTCCCGGCACAGCGTCAGGGTCTGCACCCTATCCGTCGGCAAGTCCCAGCGCCGCCAACTACCAGGCCTACAGGCCACCGCAAGGCGGAATACCTAACCATAACCCCGCTGCATTCTATCAGTAG